The segment CGCAGCCTGAAACGGCAGCTACAGGACCAGGGTCACGGTGCCGCCGATGAGGCAGAGCCACCGCGCTCGGTGCCTTAGCGCCCGGCCGGTACGGACAGGCGCGACCGCGCGCACTGAGCGATCTGCTGCGCTGCGGGTCGAAACACAACACTGATCAGTAAAGGTGTCGATCATGGCCAAGGCCGGGGGCAAGCCGTACAAATCCGTCAGGCTCGAGCGTCTTGCGCGCTTCATCGAGTGGGCCAGCGCGCGCCATCCGGATTTCGTCGCGAAGAAGCACCATCAGGAAAAGTGGTACATGCCCTACATCGGCTACCCGATGCCGGGCCTGGGGCGCGCGGCAAAAGCCTTCTGGCTGGGCCTGCACGCCGAGGCGGTGGACGCGCTGATGGCCGAACCCGACGCGGACGAACTGCTCGACCGCGTCGTCGCCCGCGACCTCGGCGAAATCGCCTGCGACGTCGACGTGTTCGGGACCACCAAGACCTTCACCCTGGGCTCGCCGGCACACCTGCTGGAGCCCGAATGGGCCCTGCGCCTGGAAGACAGCCCCCGGCGCGGCGACTTCCCCGGCACGCTGCAGCGGGCCGTGCAGAGCCATGTGCGGAGCCGCCTGCAACTGCTCGAAAGGCCCTTCGCCGAGATGGACGAGGACAGCCGCCAGCGCTGCCTGGCGCGGGTCCGCCCGGAAGTCGAGCGGCTCGACGAATTCCTCGCGCGGGCCATCGAGATCGTCAACGAGACCCGTCATGAGCTGCGCTATGTCGTCGAGTTGCGCCAGGGCGATCTGCGCCTGGAAATCCAGCGGCGTGTGCCCCGCCACGATCAGCTCCTGAGCGACGCCGAAGTGGCCCGCTACAAGGCCGACGACCGCCAGATGCTGGAGGAAAAGTTCGCCCTGATGCGCGAGCACGCCGGCGACTTCGACCTCCTGCAACTGGGCCACAAGCGGCTGATCGAACTGCTCCAGCTGGAGCCGCGCAAACTGCGCCGCGCCATTACCCTCGCTCGCCGTGAGCACGCCGAGCGCATGGCCTTTGCCGTGCTGCTGGAGAACGACCCGCGCTTCGCCCACTACCACGAGCTGTACCCGGCGCGCCGGCTGACCCGCCAGTGGGTCGCCTACCTGGGGCCGACCAACAGCGGCAAGACCCATCGCTCGATCGAGGCGATGACGGCGGTCAGGCACGGCATCTACCTCTCGCCGCTGCGGCTGATGGCGCTGGAGAATCAGGAGCGCCTGGAAGCCATGGGCGTGCCCTGCTCGCTGGTCACCGGCGAGGAGCAGATCATCCGCGAAGGTGCGACGCACTTCTGCTGCACGGTGGAGGAGTTCGCCCGCTTTCGCGGCCAGCACTGGGACGCGGTGGTGGTCGACGAAGTGCAGATGCTTGCCGACGGCCAGCGCGGCTGGGCCTGGGTCGATGCGCTGGTCAGCGCCTATACGCCACGCCTGCTGATGACCGGCCCGGCGTTGATCGAACCCTCGCTGCGTACGCTCTGCGCGTTGTGTGGCGATCAGCTGAAGATCGAGCGCACCCGACGCCTTTCGCCGGTGGAGGTCGCACGCCGGGCCACCACACTCAACGGCCTCGAGCCGGGCTCGATGCTGGTGGCCTTCAGCCGCAAGACCGTGCTCGAACTCAAGGGCATGCTCGAAACCACCGGCAAGCGCGTCTCGGTGGTCTACGGCGCGCTGTCGCCAGAGGTGCGCCGCGAGCAGGCACGGCGCTTCCGCGAGGGCGAGGCGGACCTGATGGTCGCCACCGACGCGGTGGGCATGGGCCTGAATCTCCCGGCGCACACCCTGTGCTTCTATACCGAGGAGAAGTTCGACGGCATCCAGAACCGCCAGCTCAACGTCCAGGAGGTCAAGCAGATCGGCGGGCGTGCCGGTCGTTTCGGCCATCACGACGAAGGCACCATCACCGCGCTCGATCCGCAGACGCTGCGCGCGATCCGCCAGCTGTTTCACAGCCCGGACCGCCCGGTGAGCCTCGCGCAGTTTCAGGTTCGTCCGTCCATCGAACACCTCTCGGCAATTTCCGAGCAGATGAACGAGCCGTCGCTGCTGCGTGCCTGGCTGACGTTCAACCGCAACATCAACTACGGCGCCGAGTTCGTCTCGGTGCTGCCCGACGAGCTGGCCGAGTGGATCGGCCTGATCGACGATCCGAAAATCCCCCTCTGGCTGCGCTGGATCTTCGCCTGCACGCCGATTCGCGGCGGGCTCGAGGGGCCGGCCGCGCATGCCGCGCAGCAGTGGCTCAAGCGGGTCGCCGCAGGCCGCTCGGTCGAGTTGCCGCGCCTGCTGCTGCGCAACGACCTGAGCTCCCTGGAGACTTCGCTGCACGTGGTCGAAACCTACCTGCACCTGGCGCGCACGCTGCCAGACCGGTTTGCGCAGGTCGAGCAGGCCGAAGAACAGCGCACCCTGCTCAACCAGGCGATCACCCGCGAACTGTCGCGCCAGCGGCGGCCGCGCCACGCCAAGCAGCGCACGGGCGGCCCACTGCGGCGCGAGCGCCAGGCCCGACGCTGACGAGAGGCGTATACTGCTGGCCCTCTGCAGTTTCCTGTCGCGGAGGTCTCGTGCCCATCCACTATGTGCGCCGCCTTACCGATCGCCGTCGCTCCCGGCGGAGCAATCGCCAGCTCGGCCTGTACCTGGCATTCGTCGCCGGTGCCGCCAACGCCGGCGGGTTCATGGCGGTGCAGCAATACACGTCGCACATGACCGGCATCGTTTCGACGATGGCCGACGCCCTGGCGCTCGGGCGCTACCAGCTGGTGCTGGCCGGCCTGGGCGCGCTGCTGTCCTTTGTGCTCGGGGCGATGTGCTCGACGCTGATGATCAACTTCGCCCGTCGGCGCCGGCTGCACAGCGTCTATGCCGCGCCGCTGGCTGTCGAGGCCTGGCTGCTGCTGGCCTTTGGTGTGCTTGGCGCGCGCCTGATGGAGGTGCCGGGCTTCTTCGTGCCGCTGACCGTGATGCTGCTGAGTTTCATGATGGGCCTGCAGAACGCCATGGTGACCAAGCTTTCCAACGCCGAGGTACGTACCACCCATGTCACCGGCATGATCACCGACATCGGTATCGAGCTGGGCAAGCTGCTCTATGTCAACCGCTCGCGGCGCGAAGACCTGCCTCGGGTGCGCGCCAACCGGGAGCGCCTGCTGATCAACAGCCTGCTGGTGGGCTGCTTCTTCGGGGGCGGTGTCGTCGGTGCGCTGGGCTTCAAGCTGATCGGCTTCCTTTTCACCGTACCGCTGGCGGCCGTGCTGCTGGCGCTGGCGACGGTGCCACTGTCCGACGACCTGCTGCTCGGCTGGCGGCTGTGGCGGCGTCGGCACTGAGCCGGGCAAGAACGCTCGCCGCACACCTCGGTGCCGGACAATCGCTCAGCCATTTGGTTCCGACGGATGGCAGGAAAATGTTCGATTTTTTACTTTGACAGCGCCTTTCTTTGCCTCTAAGTTTTCGTTTCCGAACAATTCCGAACGAACCGCAGTGCTCGGAATAAAACAAAAACAACTGAACGAGGCCTCGCGCATGAGTACGCCCATCGTCCCTACGCTCAAGGGACAATGCATCGCCGAATTTCTCGGCACTGCCCTTCTCATCTTCTTCGGTACCGGCTGCGTCGCCGCGCTCAAGCTCGGCGGTGCCGATCTGGGCCTGTGGGAGATCAGCATCATCTGGGGTATCGGTGTATCGATGGCGGTCTATCTGGCTGCCGGCGTCTCCGGTGCCCATCTGAACCCGGCAGTGACCATCGCCCTGTGGCTGTTCGGCACTTTCGAGCGCCACCGGGTGCCGGCCTACATCCTGGCGCAGCTGGCCGGCGCCTTCTGCGCCGCGGCGCTTGTCTACGGGCTGTACAGCAGCCTGTTTTTCGATTTCGAACAGAGCCATCAGATGATCCGCGGCAGCACGGAGAGCCTGGCGCTGGCCTCGATCTTCTCCACCTATCCGCACGCTTCGCTGTCGTTCGGCCAGGCGTTTCTCGTGGAAATGGTGATCACCGCGATTCTGCTGGCGATGATCATGGCCATCACCGACGACGGCAACGGCCTGCCACGGGGGCCGCTGGCACCGCTGCTGATCGGCTTGCTGATTGCCGTCATCGGCGGCTCGATGGGACCACTGACCGGCTTTGCGATGAATCCGGCGCGTGACCTGGGACCCAAGCTGATGACCTTTCTGGCCGGCTGGGGCGAGGTCGCCCTCACCGGCGGGCGCAGCGTGCCGTATTTTCTGGTGCCGGTGTTCGCCCCGATTCTCGGTGCCTGCCTCGGCGCCGCCGGCTACAAGGCACTGATCTGCCGGCACCTGCCCGGAGTCGGCTCAGCCGCCTGCGCAGTGCCGGCCGCCCGAGAAAACACCCCGACCGAAATCAATTCCGCGCAACCCGAAGTCAGCAAAGCCCGCTGAGGAACGTCGCCATGAGCAACTCGAACAAGCAATACGTCGTAGCCCTCGACCAGGGCACCACCAGCTCCCGCGCCATCGTGCTGGACCGCAACGCCAACGTGGTGACCATCGCCCAGCGCGAGTTCGCGCAGATCTACCCGCAGCCGAGCTGGGTCGAGCACGACCCGATGGAAATCTGGGCGACCCAGAGCGGCGTGTTCGTCGAAGCCCTGGCCCAGGCCGGCATCAGCAACGAGCAGGTGGCGGCCATCGGCATCACCAACCAGCGTGAGACCGCCATCGTCTGGGACAAGGTCAGCGGCCGGCCGATCTACAACGCCATCGTCTGGCAGAGCCGCCAGAGCACGCCGATCTGCGACCAGCTCAAGCGCGACGGCATGAACGATCACATCCGCAAGACCACCGGCCTGGTGATCGACCCCTATTTCTCCGGCACCAAGATCAAGTGGATTCTCGACCACGTCGAGGGCAGCCGTGAGCGCGCCCGCCGCGGCGAACTGCTGTTCGGCACCGTCGACTGCTGGCTGATCTGGAAGATGACCCAGGGCAAGGCCCACGTCACCGACTACACCAACGCCTCGCGCACCATGCTGTTCGACATCCACAAGCTGGACTGGGATCCGGTGATGCTCGAAGCGCTGGATATCCCGCGCGAGATGCTGCCGGAGGTGCGTTCCTCCTCGGAAATTTACGGCCACGCCTACATCGGTTCCGGCCAGAGCACCGGCATTCCCATCGCCGGTATCGCCGGGGATCAGCAGGCCGCGCTGTTCGGCCAGATGTGCGTCGAGCCTGGGCAGGCCAAGAACACCTACGGCACCGGCTGCTTTCTGCTGATGAACACCGGGACCAAGGCAGTGCAATCCGAACATGGCCTGCTCACCACCATCGCCTGCGGGCCACGTGGCGAAGTGAATTACGCGCTGGAAGGCGCCATCTTCAATGGCGGCTCCACCGTGCAGTGGCTGCGTGACGAGCTGAAGGTACTCAACGAATCGCTGGACTCGGAGTACTTCGCCACCAAGGTGCCGGACAGCAACGGCATCTACCTGGTGCCGGCGTTTACCGGTCTTGGCGCGCCCTACTGGGATCCGCGCGCCCGCGGCGCACTGTTCGGCCTGACCCGTGGGGTCAAGGTTGACCATCTGATCCGTGCGGCGCTGGAGTCCATCGCCTACCAGACCCGCGACGTGCTCGATGCCATGCAGCAGGACGCCGGCGAGCGGCTGCGCGCCCTGCGCGTGGACGGCGGCGCGGTGGCCAACAACTTCCTCATGCAGTTCCAGGCCGACCTGCTCGGCACCCAGGTCGAGCGCCCGCAAATGAAGGAAACCACCGCCCTCGGCGCAGCCTACCTGGCCGGACTGGCGACAGGCTTCTGGAGCGATCTCGACGAGCTGCGCAGCAAGAGCAGCATCGAGCGGGTGTTCGAACCGGCGTGTGGCAGCGAACAGCGCGAAGCGCTCTATCGCGGCTGGCAGAAGGCGGTCGAGCGCACCCGCAACTGGGCCGAGGACTGAGCGGACGCGCCCACGCCTGCCGGCGACCGGCTCGCTGGCAGGCGCGGTCATGCGCGAATCCGAACAGGCTACGCTTTAACCGAACGCCAGACTCCGGCATGCTTCCCGCCAAACAGCGAACAAGGAAGCCCCATGAGCCTGGCGCCCCGGCAGCAGAACATCCTCGAACTCGTGCGCGAACGCGGCTATGTGAGCATCGACGAACTGGCCCGGCACTTCACCGTGACCCCGCAGACCATCCGCCGCGACATCAACCAGCTCGGCGAAGCCGGCCTGCTGCGGCGCTACCACGGCGGCGCGGCCTACGACTCCAGCGTGCAGAACACTGCCTACAACCAGCGCGCGCACCAGATGCGCGATGAAAAGCAGCGCATCGCCGCCGCCATGGCCGCGCGCATCCCCGATCAGGCTTCGCTGTTCATCAATATCGGCACCACTACCGAGGCCATCGCCCGCGCCCTGCTCAACCATCGCGACCTGAAGATCATCACCAACGACCTGCACGTGGCGAGCATCCTCAGCACCAAGGAAGATTTCGATGTGCTGATCG is part of the Stutzerimonas balearica DSM 6083 genome and harbors:
- a CDS encoding helicase-related protein, whose translation is MAKAGGKPYKSVRLERLARFIEWASARHPDFVAKKHHQEKWYMPYIGYPMPGLGRAAKAFWLGLHAEAVDALMAEPDADELLDRVVARDLGEIACDVDVFGTTKTFTLGSPAHLLEPEWALRLEDSPRRGDFPGTLQRAVQSHVRSRLQLLERPFAEMDEDSRQRCLARVRPEVERLDEFLARAIEIVNETRHELRYVVELRQGDLRLEIQRRVPRHDQLLSDAEVARYKADDRQMLEEKFALMREHAGDFDLLQLGHKRLIELLQLEPRKLRRAITLARREHAERMAFAVLLENDPRFAHYHELYPARRLTRQWVAYLGPTNSGKTHRSIEAMTAVRHGIYLSPLRLMALENQERLEAMGVPCSLVTGEEQIIREGATHFCCTVEEFARFRGQHWDAVVVDEVQMLADGQRGWAWVDALVSAYTPRLLMTGPALIEPSLRTLCALCGDQLKIERTRRLSPVEVARRATTLNGLEPGSMLVAFSRKTVLELKGMLETTGKRVSVVYGALSPEVRREQARRFREGEADLMVATDAVGMGLNLPAHTLCFYTEEKFDGIQNRQLNVQEVKQIGGRAGRFGHHDEGTITALDPQTLRAIRQLFHSPDRPVSLAQFQVRPSIEHLSAISEQMNEPSLLRAWLTFNRNINYGAEFVSVLPDELAEWIGLIDDPKIPLWLRWIFACTPIRGGLEGPAAHAAQQWLKRVAAGRSVELPRLLLRNDLSSLETSLHVVETYLHLARTLPDRFAQVEQAEEQRTLLNQAITRELSRQRRPRHAKQRTGGPLRRERQARR
- a CDS encoding MIP/aquaporin family protein, which codes for MSTPIVPTLKGQCIAEFLGTALLIFFGTGCVAALKLGGADLGLWEISIIWGIGVSMAVYLAAGVSGAHLNPAVTIALWLFGTFERHRVPAYILAQLAGAFCAAALVYGLYSSLFFDFEQSHQMIRGSTESLALASIFSTYPHASLSFGQAFLVEMVITAILLAMIMAITDDGNGLPRGPLAPLLIGLLIAVIGGSMGPLTGFAMNPARDLGPKLMTFLAGWGEVALTGGRSVPYFLVPVFAPILGACLGAAGYKALICRHLPGVGSAACAVPAARENTPTEINSAQPEVSKAR
- the glpK gene encoding glycerol kinase GlpK; its protein translation is MSNSNKQYVVALDQGTTSSRAIVLDRNANVVTIAQREFAQIYPQPSWVEHDPMEIWATQSGVFVEALAQAGISNEQVAAIGITNQRETAIVWDKVSGRPIYNAIVWQSRQSTPICDQLKRDGMNDHIRKTTGLVIDPYFSGTKIKWILDHVEGSRERARRGELLFGTVDCWLIWKMTQGKAHVTDYTNASRTMLFDIHKLDWDPVMLEALDIPREMLPEVRSSSEIYGHAYIGSGQSTGIPIAGIAGDQQAALFGQMCVEPGQAKNTYGTGCFLLMNTGTKAVQSEHGLLTTIACGPRGEVNYALEGAIFNGGSTVQWLRDELKVLNESLDSEYFATKVPDSNGIYLVPAFTGLGAPYWDPRARGALFGLTRGVKVDHLIRAALESIAYQTRDVLDAMQQDAGERLRALRVDGGAVANNFLMQFQADLLGTQVERPQMKETTALGAAYLAGLATGFWSDLDELRSKSSIERVFEPACGSEQREALYRGWQKAVERTRNWAED
- a CDS encoding YoaK family protein; protein product: MPIHYVRRLTDRRRSRRSNRQLGLYLAFVAGAANAGGFMAVQQYTSHMTGIVSTMADALALGRYQLVLAGLGALLSFVLGAMCSTLMINFARRRRLHSVYAAPLAVEAWLLLAFGVLGARLMEVPGFFVPLTVMLLSFMMGLQNAMVTKLSNAEVRTTHVTGMITDIGIELGKLLYVNRSRREDLPRVRANRERLLINSLLVGCFFGGGVVGALGFKLIGFLFTVPLAAVLLALATVPLSDDLLLGWRLWRRRH
- a CDS encoding DeoR family transcriptional regulator — translated: MSLAPRQQNILELVRERGYVSIDELARHFTVTPQTIRRDINQLGEAGLLRRYHGGAAYDSSVQNTAYNQRAHQMRDEKQRIAAAMAARIPDQASLFINIGTTTEAIARALLNHRDLKIITNDLHVASILSTKEDFDVLIAGGNVRSDGGVVGQATADFISQFKVDFALIGISGIDEDGTLLDFDYQEVRVSQAIIHNARKVFLAADSSKFGRSAMTRLGSLEQIDCLFTDTPPSDVFVELLARHKVQLEVAE